The Vigna angularis cultivar LongXiaoDou No.4 chromosome 6, ASM1680809v1, whole genome shotgun sequence genome contains the following window.
TTTAGAAGTCTTGTAGGCTAGATACACACAAAAATGTCATTCTCCAGAATATCTTTAATGCTTTTTACAATGTTATCCGCATGGGATCAATCtgatttttaaactttaaaaggaGAACATTGGATTTAGccacttttaattttaaataactatcCTGATATTTTAGAAAGGAGATAATAAATGCACGTGCTTTCTAAAATCTGGGCACGGATTCATCGTCATGAAAATGCAGTGACCTTGACTATTGCTGACACCAAGGGGCTAAAataacttcttctttttcatttttttaatgacaCTAGTTTCTGTTAATCCTCTGTTTTTTTAGTGAttgatttgaaggtaaattttgcGTTATGCCTTGAATGCGTGTCTCTGGTATTCTGTTTGGTATAGTAATGATCTATTTGTAAACCCAATGAACTCTTAATTAGCAAAAAGCTCTTGACTTTTGTTTGGGGAAAGATAGTTCAAGTTGAGTATAAAAACGGAATATAACTGTTATTGGATTGATACATTGAAACTTAGGATTTAAGGGGATACGATTTGGTTTGAAATTGGAAAGGTTTGGGTTAAGGAAGTACTTTGAAGGGAACTTTGCTTCTTTATCTTGCTATATGGAAGATTTTCTTaaactcacacacacacacacacacacacacacacacacacacacatatatatatatatatatatatatatatatatataattgttgtgCATGAATCTGGTGATTGATATACCTTTTGGCTGCTTTTGATGATGTGGTCTTTATAGTTATTTCATTATGCTGGAGTGAGTCCATCACTCATAAAGTCTGTGCTCTTTACTGTTCTATTTCATGTCTGCTTGGAGCGTGCCATGTACTGTTTATTGTTGAATTTTGAGACTATAAATAATTTTCCTCATATTTTTCCATGATTTCTAGGAACAAGCTCCCTTGTTAAGTTGATGGATAGCTTGCATCTCCGTACAATTTCTGCTAGATTGTCTTTGAATACTATTAAAATTGATCTCTATGATTTACTCCTGTAACTCAATTATCTGATTTTAGTGTATGCACTGAATGTGGGGTCTAGGATGTGTTTTTATTGTGCATGTTGGCTTGGCTTCACTCATCTTCAAGTCATACCTTTAATCCTAATATATGATAAAAACTACATATTATGCTTTTTGAGTTGTATAGTTTGGctatttgttttataatgaTCTCTTCCCTTTATAGTCATGTTCTCCACAAAGTCTAAATTGTTAATTTTGTGATAGTCGTAGATGACAGAGAAATATCAGAATAACGGGAAAGTTCCTAACAGTCATCCAACAAAAAAGCGTGGTAGACCACTAAAGACCTCTCAATTTCTAGAAATACACACAACAGTATCCAGTTCTTCTGATCCATCTGCTTCGACATTTGATGGGGCACCTCCATCTCCAATGCAAGGGGTACAAACACCATGTACTCCACAACCAACAAATTCAGATAATTCATATGCAGGACGTATCGTTGAGGCAGATGTTGGATTAGACACACAGAGCAAAGATCACAAGCCAATACACGGGGTACACACACCATGTACTCCACAAACAACAAATTCAGATAATTCATATGCAGGACATATCGTTGAGGCAGATGTTGGATTAGAGACACAGAGCAAAGATGACAAGCCAATGCTACAAATTGATGGGCAAGGGTATGTTCTTGTATTTTGTTacttatttacattttaaaaacttCTGTCCATTAACATGTAATCTTTGCAGATTTTTACCTTCACGCCTTGCTGCTAGTGGGATTGGGGGTATAATCACAAGGCATTATACTGATCCTTGGCCATCTTGGAGGAAGATACCAGCTAGAACAAGAGACTCGATGTTTGAAGAGTTTTTGGTGAGATTTCTTATGTTGGTGACTACAAAAAGTTGTATTTGCATGTTTACACTATTTTAGCTAACAtgtttacttatatatatagaCAAAGTTTTCCGTTAGTCCACCGGATTACAGGTCGGCAAAACGGAATTTTCAAATGCGAGCTTCAATAGTGATGACCAGTAAGCTACTTAAGGCTCGAACCACACTGGATAAACCAAACTGGATTGAAAATGGAGTCTGGGAGAAATTGTGTGAGCATTGGAAATCTGAAGGTTTTAAAAGCAAGAGTGCCCAAGCGAAAACTAATCGGGCATCTAATTATGCAGCATCTCACACTGGTGGCTCTATTTCTGCATCTCAGCACAGAGCTAATATGGTAAAGTTGTTACtagatataatttattatattgtttatatCAGGGCTTCGTGTATGAAAACCATTTTGCATCCATAATGCATAGTCTTTTAAGTTAATTGCTTTTCTTATTTGTGTAAGCCTTATAGTCTGGAATAAATTTAAGCACTACACGCAATAATTCCAATGTTTAAGGTTACTAAGTTAAGTGCTTTACTTAATTTTTGATGTCTTACAATCGATCCCACCTTGtttaaaaacatgatttttttcttGAGCAATGTTTGGTTCTTTGTTTTCagagataaatttttttaagcaaCAATGCTTAACTTTTAACAATCTTTATAAGCAACTGTGGAGATGACTCTAAAATCAAGCAACTTCTGAATTTGTATTCTTTTTTCCGCGTCAGATTAAAGAGACCGGAATTGCCCCTACCCCATTGGAGTTGTATCGTCGCCTCCACCAACACAAGGACAATACATGGGTGGACAGCAGATCGAAAAATCTAAATGTAATGAACCCTAATATTTACAATCATGTAACTTTTTACGTGGGTTCTATTCTATTTTGAATTGTTCTAAAACTTTATGCTTATATTGATGATGACAGGAGGCATTTATTCGCACAATGAAACAATTGACCAAAAGTGCACTGGCACAAGGAAAGCCTCCACCAAATGAGTTGGATGTCTGGTCTGATGTGGCTAGATCGAAGAAAGGAAAGGTGTATGGGCTTGGAGAAAAATCTGCAGCAGTTGGAGGAGGGCAATGCCCTCATGgttcatcttcatcaatgttGATAACAAAAGAGTTTGGTGAACTTGGAGTAGAATCTACAGAAGTTAGAGGAGGGCAATGCAATCATCGTTCATCTTCACCAATGGAGTTGATTATAAAACAAGAGGTTGATGGACAGGGGAAGGAGATggaagaaataagaaaagaaagagatgagCTTCAGACAAAAGGTTCAAATACTGAGAGGTAttgttcatcttcatcaatgGAGTTGATTACAAAACAAGATGTTCATGAATTGAGGAGGGAGATggaagaaataagaaaagaaagggaTGAGCTTAAGACCAGAGTTTCAAATACTGAGAGACATGGTTCATCTTCATCAATGGAGTTGATTACAAAACAAGAGTTTGATGAACTGAGGAGGGACCTGGaagaagtaaaaaaagaaagagatgagCTTCATATCAAAGTTTCAAATACTGAGAAGCTTATAGAGGAGAACAATGCATTGATTCGACAGATGATGGAAACCATCAATGATCAGTCCATGCTATCCATACACTCTAGAGGAAAGTCAAAACTAAGATGAGTCAGTCATGATGTTTGGATTGGTGGATTTTGGAGTGGAAGGAAATGAAAGTAGTAATTTAGGAAAGATTTCTTAAGTTTCATGGGTTTTGGATGACATGAAAATGTGAAGGATGTGGCAAAATTAGTTGACCCAACTAGACTATCTTTCCTTCAAATAAAGACaaacttttgttgttttgaaatcTTAAGAAGTCATTTCAGTCCTCTTTTATGTAGGTTTCATCTGTAATCCATACAAAGTTAACTGCCATTGATTTTTATTTACCTTTACTGTGTTTTCGTacagattttttcttttttttttcataatttgagAATAACGATTCTTGATCGAAAGCATGATTGATAAGAATGtctgaaatattttttgttgataaaaaatatttatataattttctgtaaatataaaattatttcattaccTTTGTCCTTgtcaagtaaaaataaaataaaaaagtaattctTTATAATAGTATTTACTTTAACTTTGAACATTATAACTGCAGGGGCATTTCTTGTGTTTGAACTTGGCCGTGCAAATGGGTTACAGAGTGAAAACATATGCATTGGATTTGAAAGAAACAAAGATTGCTAAATAAACTAATCAATTGATGCAACATGTTAGGTGGGAAAGGTTCATTGGCCGAATCTCACCTACATGCTATTAAccaatcattttaattttattttgaatgttataaagtaaaacaaatatttaaaaattacattaaaagtcatcatttttaaatttaagttacttaatttcaatttttaaatatagtgACGTAATAtgtatttcaatatatattataaaatattaacgtttaaattgtaatattacttttataaagtTTATGAATTGATATGTCAaggtatatttaaattaaataattatttatgaacTATTGGACTTGTCTTAGTTCTAATAAGCTTATTCTACTTTACTTTTTATGGATTTCAATATGATGACATTATGGAATAGAAATAGTAAAGGACTACTATGAATATTTGAAGTTCAAAtaaaagttttgtatttttgtaatctttttAACTAGAAACTTTTGAAACATTAGTTCTTTTGAGAAGCTTATTGGAAGATGAATCTCATTAATAGCTAGACTTTTGAATACAAAATCCACAATATAAAAGACTTTGTAAATTCTGTGTACAAAGAATTGCTTAGATCTTGAATCACGagtgaatttttcttttcttagttCTTAATTAGAACTATTAATTCTTATAAACGAATTTccatttgttattttcttttaattatattgtcaATTAAGCAAGctgaatttttttcatatttaattgttttgaaaatgttCGGAAGCAATACTCGAGGATAGTAATTTGTCATCCCATTGTGTTATATTATTGTAAGAccttatttcaatttttattctaatgcaattttttttttacattttcatgGCAAAGGTATATATCACAGTTTTAAGAGTAATATAACACAAAACCCGCAGAAATTAAACTAGTCTACAACTCacactttaatatatatattttttttcttttttatttgattgcCAGTATAAAGAAATACTtttaagacaattttttttttataattcaaagtTTTATCGGAGACTAAAGTTGTAAATTCCATTCgatgttgatatattttagtaaaaggattttataaaatcaaatctaAAAGTTATGATTCACGGGTTGAATTTGATGTCTCACACTTCAAAATCCATTGATTCCACTAACCCTTCCATGGGTTGAATGCACATTTTTTCTTAGATTCTTACCGATAGCCATGAAAACAAAGAGAACATCGGTACAGGACAAATAGAGAAGAGCCTGAAAAGAAgagaggagaaaatgaaagagaacactaagaatgtttttattatatatcaaaatgaacgtacacacacacacatatatatattacaaaagtTGTATAATACAAggaaaaactaaatataagCAGAACTTAAAATCATATCAGTTTTTATCTTgcttttcataaataatatccCGAAAGTGTATATTGGCACACTCACATCATGTATCACTGTCCTCACTCCTCTCTGCTACTCTTCTTCTGTGATGTACCATCCAACTCAATTTCTCCTCTGCTTCACTCCACCTAGTCTAGTTATTCGTGTTTCGGGACCAAAGAGAAAAGACTGAATGAATTGAAATTCAAAGTTCTGGTATTTTCTATTACGAAAACACTCTTGTTTGCAGCTTTGTTATATGTGTGTTCAACCTTTTGTTATGCTTACATAGGGAGTTTTACTTGTATAATCATGATGGTTCATAGGAGCTTGCCACACTTTCTGATTTGGCCTTGAAAATACATCAGAACGCCCGTGTTTGTTCAGAATTTTGTGCTGCTTGTGTTTACTGCTTCTTGTCTTGTTATTGCCTTGTTTCTGACGTAGGTTCCACTATTACGGCTTTATTTCTATGTTATATTGGATGTTCTGTTAGCAATATGGCCAAGCTTGCCCCTCTTGAAGACCCTCTTTTGGATGGTGACTCTACTTCAATCAACAATTCTGATCCTATTAAGACCAGAGGAAATGAATATTTGAACCGATATTCAAATGCTGGATTTTTCAgtattctttctttctcatgGATCACTCCATTAATAACACTGGGAAATGACAGGACTTTAAACCATGAAGACCTCCCACTTCTTGCTACTGCTGACAGTGCCTATGGGGTTTATCCAACTTTTAGAAGCAAACTCGAGTCAGAGTGTGGTAGTGTTAAAAATGTGACCACACTTAAGCTGGTGAAGGTATTATTCTTGTCGACATGGCAAGGGATCTTTTTATCAGGTTTATTTGCATTCCTCTATGCCTGTGCTTCTTACGTTGGACCCTTttgatagtggcatattttgctatgaattcagtattgaattagagagAATATCAattctttctcatcctttttaccttgtaaatccttgttttcatttagtttaagaagtggtttcatcttaagctttaattagataaattgatcattaacccctttatttatacaagttaattagttggaagaagtctctgcatcaaatgaagagtgctggaaccagagaaaacaagaaaacagcaaaaacagcaaaaatatgaagaaccagaatctggaaaaaagttagctggagcgccctttttccatgggcgctggagcgggctctgcaccagg
Protein-coding sequences here:
- the LOC108342473 gene encoding uncharacterized protein LOC108342473 isoform X1, which gives rise to MAKRKNHANKKLTKRQMTEKYQNNGKVPNSHPTKKRGRPLKTSQFLEIHTTVSSSSDPSASTFDGAPPSPMQGVQTPCTPQPTNSDNSYAGRIVEADVGLDTQSKDHKPIHGVHTPCTPQTTNSDNSYAGHIVEADVGLETQSKDDKPMLQIDGQGFLPSRLAASGIGGIITRHYTDPWPSWRKIPARTRDSMFEEFLTKFSVSPPDYRSAKRNFQMRASIVMTSKLLKARTTLDKPNWIENGVWEKLCEHWKSEGFKSKSAQAKTNRASNYAASHTGGSISASQHRANMIKETGIAPTPLELYRRLHQHKDNTWVDSRSKNLNEAFIRTMKQLTKSALAQGKPPPNELDVWSDVARSKKGKVYGLGEKSAAVGGGQCPHGSSSSMLITKEFGELGVESTEVRGGQCNHRSSSPMELIIKQEVDGQGKEMEEIRKERDELQTKGSNTERYCSSSSMELITKQDVHELRREMEEIRKERDELKTRVSNTERHGSSSSMELITKQEFDELRRDLEEVKKERDELHIKVSNTEKLIEENNALIRQMMETINDQSMLSIHSRGKSKLR
- the LOC108342473 gene encoding uncharacterized protein LOC108342473 isoform X2, encoding MTEKYQNNGKVPNSHPTKKRGRPLKTSQFLEIHTTVSSSSDPSASTFDGAPPSPMQGVQTPCTPQPTNSDNSYAGRIVEADVGLDTQSKDHKPIHGVHTPCTPQTTNSDNSYAGHIVEADVGLETQSKDDKPMLQIDGQGFLPSRLAASGIGGIITRHYTDPWPSWRKIPARTRDSMFEEFLTKFSVSPPDYRSAKRNFQMRASIVMTSKLLKARTTLDKPNWIENGVWEKLCEHWKSEGFKSKSAQAKTNRASNYAASHTGGSISASQHRANMIKETGIAPTPLELYRRLHQHKDNTWVDSRSKNLNEAFIRTMKQLTKSALAQGKPPPNELDVWSDVARSKKGKVYGLGEKSAAVGGGQCPHGSSSSMLITKEFGELGVESTEVRGGQCNHRSSSPMELIIKQEVDGQGKEMEEIRKERDELQTKGSNTERYCSSSSMELITKQDVHELRREMEEIRKERDELKTRVSNTERHGSSSSMELITKQEFDELRRDLEEVKKERDELHIKVSNTEKLIEENNALIRQMMETINDQSMLSIHSRGKSKLR